In one Methylobacterium sp. SyP6R genomic region, the following are encoded:
- a CDS encoding GcrA family cell cycle regulator, which translates to MLKGLAFCETQPQIRMNTAAPATRVRGSTGARISWVEHPVTDLPATNRPGALLVEGGGRPASQYPMNQLVRMSHIVTADAVEEPSPSLRVPFAQSGAFVCKFIIGEPNDRAVCCGAPVQDGKSWCAFHRRIVFEPTRPGRLR; encoded by the coding sequence ATGCTTAAGGGGCTTGCGTTCTGCGAGACGCAACCCCAAATTCGTATGAACACCGCTGCCCCTGCGACGCGTGTGCGCGGGTCGACAGGGGCGCGGATCTCATGGGTGGAGCATCCGGTGACGGACCTGCCCGCAACGAACCGGCCCGGTGCCCTTCTGGTCGAGGGTGGCGGAAGGCCAGCGAGTCAGTACCCGATGAACCAGCTCGTGCGCATGTCGCATATCGTGACCGCAGACGCCGTCGAGGAGCCCTCTCCGAGCCTCCGGGTTCCGTTCGCCCAATCGGGCGCCTTCGTGTGCAAGTTCATCATCGGCGAACCGAACGACCGTGCGGTCTGCTGCGGGGCGCCGGTGCAGGACGGCAAGAGCTGGTGCGCCTTCCACCGCCGGATCGTCTTCGAGCCGACCCGGCCAGGGCGGCTGCGATAG
- a CDS encoding adenylate/guanylate cyclase domain-containing protein produces MTPDPTQSPAPRRPLRARLGPVRSRAGLTTAGAALLLLVGSANGLLLAWQSTVQHRITHTLSVDRTLMQVLADLLDSETGQRGYLLTGDSSFLVPYTAGQARIAAELPVLDAELRGSAPQEARLKALRPAIARKFVELDRTLALDRAGDRDGALALVRAGEGKTEMDEIRRIIEAMRAQEDEVLLGYQRHAHGIEAMVGIGSVVSVGIMALLAVLALRETARRAALSRFLPAELAPLLERGGSMAQGGGLRLGERRHAAIAFVDMRGSTTIAERADPETVAILVTGFRRCVAQAARETGGVIDKFMGDGALVVFGVPEARAEAAAQGLAFAERLEEGVAAWNAESGEAPVRIGIGVHCGEVFVGVVGDDDRLEFTVLGDAVNVAARLEQATKTFGTTTLVSQAALDAAQVSGGAWASGEAWREVSRQPLRGRREAFPIYGRAA; encoded by the coding sequence ATGACCCCAGACCCGACGCAAAGCCCCGCGCCCCGCCGGCCGCTCCGCGCGCGGCTCGGCCCCGTGCGCAGCCGGGCCGGGCTGACCACCGCGGGGGCCGCCCTGCTGCTGCTGGTGGGCTCCGCCAACGGGCTGCTGCTGGCCTGGCAGAGCACCGTCCAGCACCGCATCACCCACACGCTGTCGGTCGACCGGACCCTGATGCAGGTGCTGGCCGACCTCCTCGACAGCGAGACCGGGCAGCGCGGCTACCTCCTGACCGGTGATTCCTCCTTCCTGGTGCCCTACACCGCCGGCCAGGCCCGGATCGCCGCGGAGCTGCCGGTGCTGGACGCCGAGCTGCGCGGCTCGGCCCCCCAGGAGGCCCGCCTGAAGGCGCTGCGCCCCGCCATCGCCCGCAAGTTCGTCGAACTCGACCGGACGCTCGCCCTCGACCGGGCCGGCGACCGCGACGGGGCGCTGGCCCTGGTGCGGGCGGGCGAGGGCAAGACCGAGATGGACGAGATCCGCCGGATCATCGAGGCGATGCGCGCCCAGGAGGACGAGGTGCTGCTGGGCTACCAGCGGCACGCCCACGGAATCGAGGCGATGGTGGGCATCGGCAGCGTGGTGTCGGTCGGCATCATGGCGCTGCTCGCGGTGCTGGCCCTGCGCGAGACGGCGCGGCGGGCGGCCCTGTCGCGCTTCCTGCCCGCCGAGTTGGCGCCGCTCCTGGAGCGCGGCGGCAGCATGGCGCAGGGCGGCGGCCTGCGGCTCGGCGAGCGTCGCCACGCGGCCATCGCCTTCGTCGACATGCGCGGCTCCACCACGATCGCCGAGCGGGCCGATCCCGAGACGGTGGCGATCCTGGTCACGGGGTTCCGCCGCTGCGTCGCCCAGGCCGCCCGGGAGACCGGGGGCGTGATCGACAAGTTCATGGGCGACGGTGCGCTCGTGGTGTTCGGCGTGCCAGAGGCGCGGGCGGAGGCCGCCGCTCAAGGACTCGCCTTCGCGGAGCGGCTAGAGGAAGGGGTGGCGGCGTGGAACGCCGAATCGGGCGAAGCACCGGTGCGAATCGGCATCGGGGTGCATTGCGGCGAGGTGTTCGTCGGCGTGGTCGGCGACGACGACCGGCTCGAATTCACCGTGCTCGGCGACGCGGTCAACGTCGCGGCCCGGCTCGAACAGGCGACCAAGACCTTCGGGACCACCACCCTGGTGTCGCAGGCGGCGCTCGATGCGGCTCAGGTCTCCGGCGGGGCTTGGGCCTCCGGCGAGGCCTGGCGCGAGGTCAGCCGCCAGCCCCTGCGCGGCCGGCGGGAGGCCTTCCCGATCTACGGCCGGGCGGCCTGA
- a CDS encoding inorganic phosphate transporter: MSDAALAPDRAGAAHGHARPGRRFDHRVHPAATIGFLAVLAAGLAYGGTNLLADMQRAGQPPLALGAFALLGLALLIALAFEFVNGFHDTANAVATVIYTHSMPPLVAVIWSGAFNFLGVMASTGAVAYSVVTLLPVELILQVGSGAGYAMIFALLLAAIVWNLGTWALGLPNSSSHALIGSVIGVGLANQLMAPGHAASGVAWGQAASVLESLLFSPLVGFVCAAGLLLVLKRLVRRPDLYRAPEGEAPPPLWIRGLLILTCTGVSFAHGGNDGQKGMGLIMLILIGAAPTAYALNRTMPDSSTQAFVQGSESASRVFRDHAGGAPIPDAARARAQVGEALKAESPAKALAAPDAFAALAGLADDIAGQVKNYGAIRHVPAEATPNLRADMYLASDAVRLLTGEHSPLRDTEKATLTAYRHTLDDGTRYIPTWVKVVVALALGLGTMVGWKRIVVTVGERIGKQHLTYAQGASAEAVAAGTIGLAEAYGLPVSTTHILSSGVAGTMWANGTGLQMTTVRNLALAWILTLPAAITLAGGLYWGLRQVF; this comes from the coding sequence ATGTCCGACGCCGCCCTCGCCCCCGACCGCGCCGGCGCGGCGCATGGTCACGCCCGGCCCGGCCGCCGGTTCGACCATCGCGTCCACCCGGCGGCGACGATCGGCTTCCTGGCCGTGCTGGCCGCCGGCCTCGCCTATGGCGGCACCAACCTCCTCGCCGACATGCAGCGGGCCGGCCAGCCGCCGCTCGCGCTGGGGGCCTTCGCGCTCCTCGGCCTCGCCCTCCTGATCGCGCTCGCCTTCGAGTTCGTGAACGGGTTTCACGATACCGCCAACGCGGTGGCGACGGTGATCTACACCCACTCGATGCCGCCGCTCGTCGCGGTGATCTGGTCCGGCGCCTTCAACTTCCTGGGCGTCATGGCCTCGACGGGTGCGGTCGCCTACAGCGTCGTGACCCTGCTGCCGGTCGAGCTGATCCTCCAGGTCGGCTCGGGGGCCGGCTACGCGATGATCTTCGCCCTCCTGCTCGCCGCGATCGTGTGGAACCTCGGCACCTGGGCCCTCGGCCTGCCGAATTCCTCGTCGCACGCGCTGATCGGCTCGGTGATCGGCGTCGGCCTCGCCAACCAGCTGATGGCGCCGGGCCATGCGGCCTCCGGCGTCGCCTGGGGACAGGCGGCGAGCGTGCTCGAATCGTTGCTGTTCAGCCCTCTCGTCGGCTTCGTCTGCGCCGCCGGGCTGCTCCTCGTGCTCAAGCGCCTGGTGCGCCGGCCCGACCTCTACCGCGCACCGGAGGGCGAGGCGCCGCCGCCCCTTTGGATCCGCGGCCTGCTGATCCTCACCTGCACCGGCGTGTCCTTCGCGCATGGCGGCAATGACGGCCAGAAGGGCATGGGGCTGATCATGCTGATCCTGATCGGCGCCGCCCCCACGGCCTACGCGCTCAACCGCACCATGCCGGATTCGAGCACACAAGCCTTCGTGCAGGGCTCGGAGAGCGCGAGCCGGGTGTTTCGCGACCATGCCGGCGGGGCCCCGATCCCGGACGCGGCGCGGGCCCGGGCCCAGGTCGGCGAGGCCTTGAAGGCGGAATCACCGGCCAAGGCGCTCGCCGCGCCGGACGCCTTCGCGGCGCTCGCCGGCCTCGCGGACGACATCGCCGGGCAAGTGAAGAATTACGGCGCCATCCGCCACGTGCCGGCGGAGGCGACGCCGAACCTGCGCGCCGACATGTATCTCGCGAGCGACGCGGTGCGGCTCCTCACCGGCGAGCACTCGCCGCTCCGTGACACCGAGAAGGCGACCCTGACGGCCTATCGGCACACCCTCGACGACGGCACCCGGTACATCCCGACCTGGGTCAAGGTCGTGGTCGCCCTGGCGCTCGGCCTCGGCACGATGGTGGGCTGGAAGCGGATCGTCGTCACGGTCGGCGAGCGCATCGGCAAGCAGCATCTGACCTACGCGCAGGGCGCCTCGGCCGAGGCGGTCGCCGCCGGCACGATCGGGCTCGCCGAAGCCTACGGCCTGCCGGTCTCGACCACCCACATCCTGTCGAGCGGCGTCGCCGGCACGATGTGGGCCAACGGCACCGGCCTGCAGATGACGACGGTGCGCAACCTGGCGCTCGCCTGGATCCTGACCCTGCCGGCGGCGATCACCCTGGCGGGTGGCTTGTATTGGGGACTGCGGCAGGTGTTCTGA
- a CDS encoding cupin domain-containing protein, translating to MTNDEVGARLRHVRLLHGLSQRALAKRAGVVNSTISLIESGQTNPSVGALKRILDAVPIGLAEFFSLTPERTEKAFYASEELVEIGKGRISYRQVGDTLFGRALQLLKERYEPGADTGRVPLVHDGEEGGIVLSGRLEVTVDDERRVLGPGDAYYFSSRRPHRFRCIGPNPCEVVSACTPPTF from the coding sequence GTGACCAACGACGAGGTGGGCGCGCGCCTGCGCCATGTGCGCCTCCTGCACGGCCTGTCGCAGCGGGCGCTGGCGAAGCGCGCCGGGGTGGTGAACTCGACGATCTCGCTGATCGAATCGGGCCAGACCAACCCGTCGGTCGGCGCCCTCAAGCGCATCCTCGACGCGGTGCCGATCGGGCTCGCCGAGTTCTTCTCCCTGACGCCGGAGCGGACCGAGAAGGCGTTCTATGCCAGCGAGGAGCTGGTCGAGATCGGCAAGGGGCGGATCTCCTACCGCCAGGTCGGCGACACCCTGTTCGGCCGCGCCCTGCAACTTCTCAAGGAGCGCTACGAGCCCGGCGCGGATACCGGCCGCGTGCCGCTGGTCCATGACGGCGAGGAGGGCGGCATCGTGCTCTCGGGGCGGCTGGAGGTGACGGTGGACGACGAGCGCCGGGTGCTCGGGCCGGGCGATGCCTATTACTTCTCCAGCCGCCGGCCGCACCGCTTCCGCTGCATCGGCCCGAATCCCTGCGAGGTGGTGAGCGCCTGCACGCCGCCGACCTTCTGA
- a CDS encoding hydroxyacid dehydrogenase: protein MKVLLTHTPHSREHYYGPRALAALDGLAEVVLYEGDDPLDAAALVAAAHGVDLVIADRATAGPAGIFSDLPQLRAFLRCAVDIRTIDVAAASRAGVLVTHAAPGFVAAVTELALGFMVDLSRGISRAVLDYRAGRMPEVRMGRQLAGSRLGIVGYGAIGRNLAALAVPLGMEVLVCDPHVTVGDPRVRQVGFETLMADADFVVCLAVANAETENLIDAAALGRMRRDAVFINLSRGNLVDEAALAVALTEGRIAGAAMDVGRAPDQMPSPDLARLPNVVATPHIGGLTPPAIEAQAFDTVAQVRAILAGEVPRGAVNAESWSRRGR, encoded by the coding sequence ATGAAAGTGCTCCTGACGCATACGCCGCACAGCCGCGAGCACTATTACGGCCCGCGGGCGCTCGCCGCCCTCGACGGCCTCGCCGAGGTCGTCCTGTACGAGGGCGACGACCCGCTCGACGCCGCCGCCCTCGTGGCGGCCGCGCACGGCGTCGATCTCGTCATCGCCGACCGGGCCACCGCCGGCCCGGCCGGGATTTTTTCCGACTTGCCGCAGCTCCGGGCGTTCCTGCGCTGCGCGGTCGACATCCGCACCATCGACGTGGCGGCGGCGAGCCGGGCCGGCGTGCTGGTGACCCATGCCGCCCCGGGCTTCGTCGCGGCGGTCACCGAACTGGCGCTCGGCTTCATGGTCGACCTGTCGCGCGGCATCTCGCGGGCGGTGCTGGATTACCGGGCCGGACGGATGCCGGAGGTGCGGATGGGGCGCCAGCTCGCGGGCAGCCGGCTGGGCATCGTCGGCTACGGGGCGATCGGCCGGAACCTCGCGGCTCTGGCCGTCCCGCTCGGCATGGAGGTGCTGGTCTGCGATCCCCACGTCACGGTCGGCGATCCGCGGGTCCGGCAGGTCGGGTTCGAGACGCTGATGGCCGATGCGGATTTCGTCGTATGCCTGGCGGTCGCCAATGCGGAGACCGAGAACCTGATCGATGCGGCGGCTCTCGGGCGGATGCGCCGGGACGCGGTGTTCATCAACCTGTCCCGCGGCAATCTCGTCGACGAGGCGGCGCTCGCCGTGGCGCTCACCGAGGGCCGGATCGCCGGCGCGGCGATGGATGTCGGGCGCGCGCCCGACCAGATGCCCTCGCCCGACCTCGCCCGGCTGCCGAACGTCGTCGCCACCCCGCATATCGGCGGGCTCACGCCGCCGGCGATCGAGGCGCAGGCCTTCGACACGGTGGCGCAGGTCCGGGCCATCCTGGCCGGCGAGGTGCCGCGGGGCGCCGTGAACGCGGAGAGCTGGTCGCGGCGCGGGCGTTGA
- a CDS encoding aspartate aminotransferase family protein, with product MNAHPPRLNRPSLDAYWMPFTANRQFKAAPRLLVAAEGMHYTADDGRTVLDGTAGLWCVNAGHGRRRIAEAVERQLSTLDYAPSFQMGHPIAFEFAERLAAIAPAGTLDRVFFTGSGSESVDTALKIALAYQRAIGQGTRTRVIGRERGYHGVGFGGISVGGLVNNRRMFPLLPGVDHLRHTHDLSRNAFVQGQPEHGADLADDLERLVALHGAETIAAVIVEPVAGSTGVLVPPKGYLERLREIATKHGILLIFDEVITGFGRLGAPFATDYFGVTPDLVTTAKGLTNGTIPMGAVFATRAVHDALMHGPEGAIELFHGYTYSGHPVACAAGLATLEIYEEEGLLTRTKQVQAQWHAAMHALRDCPNVIDIRTIGLIAGIELKSRDGAPGARAYDVFTDCFEKGLLIRVTGDIIALSPPLIAEAEHIDTMASMLGDALRRAV from the coding sequence ATGAACGCCCATCCGCCGCGCCTCAACCGCCCGAGCCTCGACGCCTACTGGATGCCGTTCACGGCCAACCGCCAGTTCAAGGCGGCGCCGCGCCTGCTCGTGGCGGCCGAGGGCATGCACTACACGGCGGATGACGGGCGCACCGTCCTCGACGGCACCGCCGGCCTGTGGTGCGTCAATGCCGGGCACGGCCGCCGGCGCATCGCCGAGGCCGTCGAGCGCCAGCTCTCGACCCTCGACTACGCGCCCTCGTTCCAGATGGGCCACCCGATCGCCTTCGAGTTCGCCGAGCGTCTCGCCGCCATCGCGCCGGCCGGCACGCTCGACCGGGTGTTCTTCACCGGCTCGGGCTCGGAATCGGTCGATACCGCGCTCAAGATCGCGCTCGCCTACCAGCGCGCCATCGGCCAGGGCACGCGGACCCGGGTGATCGGGCGCGAGCGCGGCTATCACGGCGTCGGCTTCGGCGGCATCTCGGTCGGGGGGCTGGTCAACAACCGCCGGATGTTCCCGCTCCTGCCGGGCGTCGACCACCTGCGCCACACCCACGACCTGTCGCGCAACGCCTTCGTGCAGGGCCAGCCCGAGCACGGCGCCGATCTCGCCGACGACCTCGAGCGGCTGGTGGCGCTCCACGGCGCCGAGACCATCGCGGCGGTGATCGTCGAGCCGGTGGCGGGCTCCACCGGCGTGCTGGTGCCGCCGAAGGGCTACCTGGAGCGCCTGCGCGAGATCGCGACGAAGCACGGCATCCTGCTGATCTTCGACGAGGTCATCACCGGATTCGGCCGCCTCGGCGCGCCCTTCGCCACCGATTATTTCGGGGTCACCCCGGACCTCGTCACCACCGCCAAGGGGCTGACCAACGGCACGATCCCGATGGGCGCGGTCTTCGCCACCCGGGCCGTCCACGACGCGCTGATGCACGGGCCGGAGGGCGCGATCGAGCTCTTCCACGGCTACACCTATTCGGGCCATCCGGTCGCCTGCGCGGCCGGCCTCGCCACCCTGGAGATCTACGAGGAGGAAGGCCTCCTCACCCGCACGAAGCAGGTCCAGGCGCAGTGGCACGCGGCCATGCACGCGCTTCGCGACTGCCCGAACGTGATCGACATCCGCACCATCGGCCTCATCGCCGGCATCGAGCTGAAGTCCCGGGACGGGGCGCCGGGGGCCCGGGCCTACGACGTCTTCACCGATTGCTTCGAGAAGGGCCTGCTCATTCGCGTCACCGGCGACATCATCGCCCTGTCGCCGCCGCTGATCGCGGAAGCCGAGCACATCGACACCATGGCGTCGATGCTGGGCGACGCGCTGCGGCGGGCGGTGTGA
- a CDS encoding IlvD/Edd family dehydratase: MAKGLRKGLTSYGDAGFSLFLRKAFIKAAGYSDDALDRPIVGITNTASDYNPCHGNAAQLIEAAKRGVMLAGAMPMVFPTISIHESFAHPTSMYLRNLMAMDTEEMIRAQPMDAVIVIGGCDKTLPAQVMAAASVDLPTVVIPVGPMVVGHHRGEVLGACTDCRRLWGAHRAGEIDEPEIEIVNGRLAPSVGTCMVMGTASTMACMIEAMGLALPMSGTIPAPHAERIRLAEASGAVAAAMAKTGGPRPSQIMTRAAIRNAQVVMQAIGGSTNGVIHLTAMANRAGIDLDLASLDAIGREVPVLVDLKPSGDHYMEHFHHAGGVPKLLRELGDLIDLDAPTITGATLRDVVAAAEEVPGQTVIRSPQQPIKPVGAMAVLTGNLAPRGALIKHSAATPRLLQHEGRAVVFESIPDMAARIDDPDLDVSADDVLVLRNAGPKGAPGMPEAGYLPIPKKLARAGVKDMVRISDARMSGTAFGTIVLHVTPESAVGGPLALVRTGDRIRLDVEGRRIDLLVDEAKLAARAAALDAPTRPDWAARGYARLFHDTVTQADEGCDFDFMRREG, encoded by the coding sequence ATGGCCAAGGGGCTGCGCAAGGGACTGACCAGCTACGGGGATGCGGGCTTCTCGCTGTTCCTGCGCAAGGCCTTCATCAAGGCGGCGGGCTATTCCGACGACGCCCTCGACCGGCCGATCGTCGGCATCACCAACACCGCCTCCGACTACAATCCCTGCCACGGCAACGCCGCGCAGCTGATTGAGGCGGCCAAGCGCGGGGTGATGCTGGCCGGCGCGATGCCGATGGTGTTCCCGACGATCTCGATCCACGAGAGCTTCGCCCACCCGACCTCGATGTACCTGCGCAACCTGATGGCGATGGACACCGAGGAGATGATCCGGGCCCAGCCGATGGATGCGGTGATCGTCATCGGCGGCTGCGACAAGACCCTGCCGGCGCAGGTGATGGCGGCGGCCTCCGTCGACCTGCCGACCGTGGTGATTCCGGTCGGCCCGATGGTGGTCGGCCATCACCGCGGCGAGGTTCTGGGCGCCTGCACCGATTGCCGCCGCCTCTGGGGCGCGCACCGGGCCGGCGAGATCGACGAGCCGGAGATCGAGATCGTCAACGGGCGCCTCGCGCCGTCGGTCGGCACCTGCATGGTGATGGGCACCGCCTCGACCATGGCCTGCATGATCGAGGCGATGGGGCTGGCGCTCCCGATGTCAGGCACGATTCCGGCCCCTCACGCCGAGCGGATCCGCCTCGCCGAGGCGAGTGGGGCCGTCGCCGCCGCGATGGCGAAGACCGGCGGCCCGCGCCCGAGCCAGATCATGACCAGGGCCGCGATCCGCAACGCGCAGGTGGTCATGCAGGCGATCGGCGGCTCGACCAACGGGGTGATCCACCTCACCGCCATGGCGAACCGCGCCGGCATCGACCTCGACCTCGCGAGCCTCGACGCGATCGGCCGCGAGGTGCCGGTGCTGGTCGACCTCAAGCCGTCCGGCGACCATTACATGGAGCATTTCCACCATGCCGGCGGCGTGCCGAAGCTCTTGCGCGAACTCGGCGACCTGATCGACCTCGACGCCCCGACCATCACCGGCGCCACCTTGCGCGACGTGGTGGCGGCGGCCGAGGAGGTGCCGGGCCAGACCGTGATCCGCTCGCCTCAGCAGCCGATCAAGCCGGTCGGCGCGATGGCGGTGCTCACCGGCAACCTCGCCCCGCGCGGCGCGCTGATCAAGCATTCGGCGGCGACGCCGCGCCTGCTCCAGCACGAGGGGCGGGCCGTGGTGTTCGAGTCGATTCCCGACATGGCGGCGCGGATCGACGATCCCGATCTCGACGTGTCGGCCGACGACGTGCTGGTCCTGCGCAATGCCGGGCCGAAGGGCGCGCCGGGCATGCCGGAGGCGGGCTACCTGCCGATTCCGAAGAAGCTGGCGCGGGCCGGCGTCAAGGACATGGTGCGGATCTCGGATGCCCGGATGAGCGGCACGGCGTTCGGCACCATCGTGCTGCACGTCACGCCCGAATCGGCGGTGGGCGGGCCCCTCGCCTTGGTGCGCACCGGCGACCGCATCCGGCTCGACGTCGAGGGACGGCGCATCGACCTCCTGGTGGACGAGGCCAAACTCGCGGCCCGGGCCGCCGCCCTCGACGCGCCGACGCGGCCCGACTGGGCGGCGCGGGGCTATGCCCGCCTGTTCCACGACACCGTCACCCAGGCCGATGAAGGCTGCGACTTCGACTTCATGCGGCGGGAGGGGTGA
- a CDS encoding PaaI family thioesterase, with translation MTTPFDPAASGWEVVAMSEFIDLIGPVWQRESEAGPLYGLLIAEKHRNRNGVVHGGVMATLLDMALGRVAADAQGGRRQATINLDLQFLEPVQVGEFLVAECRVVRATRSILFMQGHLRVGDRVCAAAQGVWKILGA, from the coding sequence ATGACAACGCCGTTCGATCCGGCCGCTTCGGGCTGGGAGGTCGTCGCGATGTCCGAGTTCATCGACCTGATCGGCCCGGTCTGGCAGCGGGAGAGCGAGGCCGGTCCGCTCTACGGGCTGCTGATCGCGGAGAAGCACCGCAACCGCAACGGCGTGGTCCATGGCGGCGTGATGGCGACGCTCCTCGACATGGCGCTGGGCCGCGTCGCGGCCGACGCGCAGGGCGGGCGCCGACAGGCGACGATCAACCTCGACCTGCAATTCCTCGAACCCGTCCAGGTCGGCGAGTTCCTGGTCGCCGAGTGCCGGGTGGTGCGGGCCACCCGCTCGATCCTGTTCATGCAGGGGCACCTGCGGGTCGGGGACCGGGTCTGCGCCGCGGCGCAAGGGGTCTGGAAGATCCTCGGGGCGTGA
- a CDS encoding GntR family transcriptional regulator: MAVTARRTTGLSSPEGLRHRTVSAAVAEALRQRILSGTLAPGFQLRQDALAEEFGISRIPIREALLQLEAGGLVKIVPHRGAVVSGLSVEEIEDVFQLRVSLEPQLLILSARHLTQEDFLELRALRDEYSAALAAGEVAHWGELNRRFHLGLLRHAGRPRSLSIVAGLLQDCDRPTRLQLSVTGDVARADMEHTTILDLCEAGEIVAAANLLRIHVEHAGRSLVEIYRKSAVAD, translated from the coding sequence ATGGCCGTGACGGCGCGCCGGACGACCGGCCTGTCCTCCCCCGAGGGCCTGCGGCACCGCACCGTCTCGGCGGCGGTGGCCGAGGCCCTGCGCCAGCGCATCCTCTCGGGCACCCTGGCGCCGGGCTTCCAGCTGCGCCAGGACGCCCTGGCGGAGGAGTTCGGCATCAGCCGGATCCCGATCCGCGAGGCGCTGCTGCAACTCGAAGCCGGCGGCCTCGTCAAGATCGTGCCGCATCGCGGCGCGGTGGTCTCGGGGCTCTCGGTCGAGGAGATCGAGGACGTGTTTCAGCTCCGCGTCTCCCTGGAGCCGCAATTGCTGATCCTCTCGGCCCGTCATCTGACCCAGGAGGATTTTTTGGAGCTGCGCGCCTTGCGCGACGAGTACAGCGCGGCGCTTGCGGCCGGTGAGGTCGCGCATTGGGGCGAGCTGAACCGGCGCTTCCATCTCGGCCTCCTGCGCCATGCCGGCCGGCCGCGCTCGCTCTCGATCGTCGCCGGCCTGCTCCAGGATTGCGACCGCCCGACCCGCCTGCAACTCTCCGTCACCGGCGACGTCGCCCGCGCCGACATGGAGCACACCACGATCCTCGACCTGTGCGAGGCGGGGGAGATCGTCGCGGCGGCGAACCTGCTGCGGATCCATGTCGAGCATGCGGGCCGCTCGCTGGTCGAGATTTATCGGAAGTCGGCGGTTGCGGATTGA